A window of Mangifera indica cultivar Alphonso chromosome 11, CATAS_Mindica_2.1, whole genome shotgun sequence contains these coding sequences:
- the LOC123228935 gene encoding cytochrome P450 CYP82D47-like: protein MNFLLQYLNTAIIGLFVTVLISSCYLLSRFNSNSSRGRKAPEAAGKWPVIGHLPLLAGPQLPHLTLGDLADKYGPVFSIRIGLYPALVVSSWEVAKELFTTFDVDVSSRPKLTVGKLLGHNYVNFGFSPYGAYWREMRKITAAELLSNRRLELFKHVRATEVELAVKEIYKLWSKSRNEASHVLVETKQWFGDLNLNVILRMVAGKRYFGADAAADEKEVRRCRKAMREFFDLAGLFVVRDALPFLGWLDIGGYEKAMKKTHKELDSLVEEWLQEHRRKKEAGETAAKEEQDFIDMLLSVLDDVDLSGFDIDTVIKSTCSTIMVGATDTTTVSLTWALSLLLNNRQALEKVQKELDDVVGKERLLSESDIDKLVYLQAVVKETLRLYPAGPLGGAREFTKDCTIRGYYVPKGTRLLINLWKLQRDPQVWADPLEFKPERFLTTHKDIDVKGQHFELIPFGAGRRACPGISFGLQMTHLVLASLLHAFDVTTPSSGPVDMTGSPGMTNIRATPLEILVKPRLPSHLYG, encoded by the exons ATGAATTTCCTTCTTCAGTACCTGAACACCGCTATAATCGGACTCTTTGTCACAGTTCTGATCTCCTCCTGTTATTTACTGAGTAGATTCAACTCTAATTCTTCCAGGGGGCGAAAAGCACCAGAAGCTGCAGGTAAATGGCCAGTAATCGGCCATCTCCCCCTCTTAGCGGGACCCCAACTTCCTCATCTTACCTTGGGAGACTTAGCCGACAAGTATGGACCAGTCTTCTCCATCCGGATCGGCCTGTACCCAGCTTTGGTGGTCAGCAGCTGGGAGGTAGCCAAGGAATTATTCACCACGTTTGATGTGGACGTTTCCTCTCGCCCAAAACTCACAGTTGGAAAGCTGTTGGGCCATAACTATGTAAATTTCGGGTTCAGTCCTTACGGTGCATACTGGCGCGAAATGCGCAAAATAACGGCCGCAGAGCTACTATCAAACCGGAGGCTTGAGTTATTTAAACATGTTCGAGCCACTGAAGTGGAACTTGCAGTAAAAGAGATCTACAAGCTTTGGAGCAAGAGTAGGAATGAAGCAAGCCATGTTTTGGTTGAGACAAAGCAGTGGTTTGGGGACCTGAATTTGAATGTTATTCTGAGGATGGTTGCTGGGAAGAGGTATTTTGGTGCGGATGCGGCAGCAGATGAGAAAGAAGTCAGGCGTTGCAGGAAGGCGATGAGGGAGTTCTTTGATTTGGCTGGGCTTTTTGTGGTGAGAGACGCTTTGCCTTTTCTGGGATGGCttgatattggtggatatgagAAGGCCATGAAGAAAACCCATAAAGAACTGGACAGTCTTGTTGAGGAATGGCTGCAGGAGCATCGTAGGAAGAAGGAAGCTGGTGAAACGGCTGCTAAGGAAGAGCAAGACTTCATAGACATGTTGCTTTCTGTTCTTGATGATGTTGACCTCTCCGGATTTGACATTGATACTGTTATCAAATCCACATGCTCG ACTATAATGGTAGGGGCCACTGATACCACTACTGTTAGCCTGACATGGGCACTTTCGCTATTGCTGAACAATCGCCAAGCGCTGGAGAAAGTTCAGAAAGAATTAGACGACGTAGTTGGCAAGGAGAGGCTATTGAGTGAATCAGATATTGATAAGTTGGTCTATCTTCAAGCCGTAGTAAAGGAGACACTAAGATTATACCCAGCTGGACCGCTGGGAGGAGCACGCGAATTCACTAAAGATTGCACCATAAGGGGCTATTATGTCCCCAAAGGCACCCGGCTGCTTATTAACCTTTGGAAGCTGCAAAGAGACCCTCAGGTATGGGCTGATCCATTGGAGTTCAAGCCAGAGAGATTTCTAACGACTCACAAGGATATTGATGTCAAGGGTCAACATTTTGAGCTCATCCCATTTGGCGCTGGTAGAAGGGCATGCCCTGGAATATCATTTGGCTTACAAATGACACATTTGGTGCTGGCTAGCTTGCTACATGCCTTCGACGTTACAACTCCTTCAAGTGGACCTGTCGACATGACTGGATCCCCTGGAATGACGAACATCAGGGCAACACCACTTGAAATTCTTGTGAAACCCCGCTTGCCGAGTCATCTCTATGGATAA
- the LOC123228524 gene encoding xanthotoxin 5-hydroxylase CYP82C4-like translates to MDLFLQLSSTAIVFSIICFYSVLLRRSKGTEVSKTRNAPEPAGAWPIIGHLHLLAGGDQLLYRTLGAMADKYGPAFNVRLGSRCAFVVSSWEVFKECFTTNDRALASRPTTTAAKLMGYDCAVFGFAPYSPFWREMRKIATLELLSNRRLEMLKHVRISEVDMSMRQLFTLWAKNNSLPVLVDLKKWLEDITLNIVVRIVAGKRYFGTSADSEEARHCQNAINRFFHLIGIFTVSDAVPQFGWLDFRGHKKAMKKTAKKLDAILKGWLEEHRQRRVSGGIKDQQDFIDVMLSLHEEGKLSKFQYDENISIKSTCLALILGGSDTTSGTLAWAISLLLNNPQMLKKAQDELDQKVGMERLVNESDIKDLVYLQAIIKETLRLYPAGPLLGPRESMEDCTLHGYHVPAGTRLVVNVWKIHRDPKVWPEPSAFQPERFLTTHADVDVRGQQFELVPFGYGRRSCPGVTFALQILHLTLARLLQAFELATPLDHPVDMTESPGLTIPRATPLEVLLSPRLPAKLYD, encoded by the exons ATGGATCTATTTCTGCAGTTAAGCTCCACTGCcattgtcttttcaattatatgttTCTACAGCGTATTGCTTAGAAGGTCAAAAGGTACTGAAGTTAGCAAGACAAGAAATGCTCCTGAACCAGCTGGCGCATGGCCGATTATTGGCCACCTCCACCTATTAGCTGGTGGTGATCAGCTACTTTACCGAACGCTTGGAGCAATGGCAGATAAGTATGGGCCAGCATTCAATGTCCGCCTGGGAAGTCGATGTGCCTTTGTTGTTAGTAGTTGGGAAGTATTTAAGGAATGCTTCACGACCAACGACAGGGCCCTAGCTTCCCGTCCTACAACAACTGCAGCAAAGCTCATGGGCTATGACTGTGCTGTGTTTGGATTTGCACCTTACAGTCCATTTTGGCGTGAGATGCGAAAAATTGCAACGCTTGAACTTCTTTCAAACCGTCGGCTTGAGATGCTCAAGCATGTTCGGATTTCTGAAGTTGACATGAGCATGAGGCAGCTATTCACTTTATGGGCAAAGAACAATTCCCTCCCTGTGCTTGTTGACCTTAAAAAGTGGTTAGAAGACATAACACTTAACATAGTTGTGAGAATTGTGGCTGGAAAACGTTATTTTGGCACATCTGCTGATTCTGAGGAAGCACGACACTGCCAGAATGCAATTAATCGGTTCTTTCATTTGATTGGCATATTTACAGTCTCAGATGCAGTTCCGCAATTTGGGTGGCTAGATTTTCGGGGCCATAAGAAGGCAATGAAGAAGACCGCTAAAAAGCTGGATGCCATACTCAAAGGCTGGCTGGAGGAGCATCGACAAAGAAGAGTCTCTGGGGGAATCAAGGATCAGCAGGACTTCATTGACGTCATGCTGTCACTTCATGAGGAAGGAAAACTCTCAAAGTTTCAGTATGATGAAAATATCAGTATCAAGTCTACCTGCCTG GCACTTATCCTTGGAGGTAGTGACACCACATCAGGCACGCTTGCATGGGCCATCTCCTTGCTCTTAAATAACCCCCAAATGTTGAAGAAAGCACAAGATGAATTGGACCAGAAAGTTGGTATGGAGCGGCTAGTTAATGAGTCAGATATAAAAGACCTGGTTTATCTGCAAGCTATCATCAAAGAAACCCTCCGCTTATACCCAGCTGGTCCTCTTTTAGGGCCACGGGAAAGTATGGAAGATTGCACTCTTCATGGGTACCATGTTCCAGCTGGTACACGATTGGTTGTAAATGTTTGGAAGATTCACAGGGATCCAAAGGTTTGGCCAGAGCCATCTGCTTTCCAACCAGAGAGATTTCTGACTACCCATGCAGACGTTGATGTTAGAGGTCAACAATTTGAGCTCGTTCCTTTTGGCTATGGTCGACGCTCGTGCCCTGGTGTGACATTTGCGCTGCAAATCCTTCACTTAACACTTGCTCGACTCCTTCAGGCATTTGAATTGGCAACCCCTTTGGATCATCCTGTTGACATGACAGAGAGTCCTGGTTTAACCATTCCAAGAGCCACACCATTGGAGGTTCTCCTTTCCCCTCGCCTCCCTGCCAAGCTCTATGACTGA